A part of Drosophila bipectinata strain 14024-0381.07 chromosome 3L, DbipHiC1v2, whole genome shotgun sequence genomic DNA contains:
- the HGTX gene encoding homeobox protein Nkx-6.1: MDLINPYMRHHSFAAAAQGSPPSAAQRHHLAAAMSNGFADVHAHAMAAADYQQQLADYHSAAAAAAVYANNNNNNNNNSSNNNNSSPLMLLKAAHGGGLKDSDSPSTTPPPASSRLHSDSSPSPRYEHNSSPGVDSAKSYALSQRSSGGEDPCQNSESASPPPQPSSDYSPENLSSQRAKFQHHHHGVNPLALHNHHHSSGNAALHHNNNNAMDHKLPLSFLGPPLAALHSMTTEMKSVQGGSNSGGGGASATGNGLSYGHSPNSHLISDRGSGGSSSSSSTTATTTNSQGAANPHGIDTILSKPPPVTSAGLSALTGAGIPRFSIAAAAAGMAQYLSQSQGTPLKTHAGHIVDRTHLYWPGLQGLVANPIAWRERLSNTMSANLSQSHQHHPSNDKDGKKKHTRPTFSGQQIFALEKTFEQTKYLAGPERAKLAYALGMSESQVKVWFQNRRTKWRKRHAAEMATAKRKQDDMGGDNDGDCSEAMDSDNESLDMGENPAQSKRCRSNSSGSSQQPDNYRH, from the exons ATGGATCTGATAAATCCGTATATGCGGCATCACAGCTTTGCGGCGGCCGCCCAGGGATCGCCGCCGTCGGCTGCCCAGCGCCACCATTTGGCGGCGGCCATGAGCAATGGATTCGCCGATGTCCACGCCCATGCGATGGCGGCAGCGGACTACCAACAGCAGTTGGCCGACTATCACAGTGCAGCTGCTGCAGCGGCAGTTTATgcaaataataacaacaataacaacaacaatagcagtaacaacaacaacagcagtcCTCTGATGCTGCTAAAGGCGGCACATGGTGGTGGCCTTAAGGATTCGGATTCGCCCTCGACCACACCGCCACCCGCCTCCTCCAGACTCCATTCGGACTCCTCGCCATCGCCGCGGTACGAGCACAACTCCAGTCCCGGGGTGGACAGTGCCAAGTCGTACGCCCTCAGTCAGAGGAGCAGTGGCGGAGAGGATCCCTGCCAGAACAGTGAATCCGCCAGCCCGCCGCCCCAGCCGTCGAGCGACTACAGTCCCGAGAACCTCTCCAGTCAGCGGGCCAAGTTCCAGCACCATCACCACGGGGTCAATCCTCTGGCTCTCCACAATCACCATCACTCCAGCGGTAATGCCGCTctccaccacaacaacaacaatgccatGGATCACAAGCTACCACTCAGTTTCCTGGGTCCCCCGCTGGCTGCCCTTCACTCGATGACCACGGAAATGAAGAGTGTCCAGGGCGGAAGTAACAGTGGGGGTGGAGGTGCCTCGGCGACCGGAAATGGTCTCTCCTACGGCCATAGTCCCAATTCACATCTGATCAGTGATCGGGGTTCTGGCGGTAGCTCCTCTTCGTCCTCTACCACGGCCACCACCACAAACAGCCAGGGAGCCGCCAATCCGCATGGCATCGACACGATCCTCTCCAAACCACCGCCGGTCACATCGGCAGGACTAAGTGCTTTAACAGGAG CTGGCATTCCCCGCTTCTCcatcgctgctgctgcggcgggCATGGCCCAGTATCTGTCCCAGAGCCAGGGGACGCCGCTGAAGACCCACGCGGGTCATATCGTGGACCGCACGCACCTGTACTGGCCCGGACTGCAGGGACTGGTGGCCAATCCGATTGCGTGGCGCGAGCGGCTCTCCAACACGA TGTCTGCAAATCTATCGCAATCCCATCAGCATCATCCATCGAACGACAAGGATGGCAAAAAGAAACACACCCGCCCAACATTCAGTGGTCAGCAGATCTTCGCTTTGGAGAAGACATTCGAACAAACCAAATACCTGGCCGGACCAGAGCGTGCCAAGCTCGCTTATGCCTTAGGAATGTCCGAGTCGCAGGTTAAG gTCTGGTTCCAGAATCGTCGCACCAAATGGCGCAAACGGCATGCGGCGGAAATGGCCACGGCCAAGAGGAAACAGGACGATATGGGTGGCGACAACGACGGGGACTGCAGCGAGGCCATGGACAGCGACAACGAGAGTCTCGACATGGGTGAGAATCCCGCCCAGAGCAAGCGATGTCGCAGCAACAGCTCCGGGTCGTCGCAGCAGCCGGATAATTATCGTCATTAA